One window of Ziziphus jujuba cultivar Dongzao chromosome 5, ASM3175591v1 genomic DNA carries:
- the LOC107420268 gene encoding large ribosomal subunit protein bL31c: MALNLSNVFLQGKPCPAVLPPKKGSGVSNYRAVVTCRKKDIHPQFYEDAKVYCNGELVMTTGGTQKEYTVDVWSGNHPFYLGNRSALLVDADQVEKFRKKFGELSEIMEIPVLKGEIVLPSKRKSAGKGGKKK; the protein is encoded by the exons ATGGCGCTCAATCTATCCAACGTCTTCCTCCAAGGAAAACCCTGCCCTGCAGTCCTCCCTCCGAAGAAG GGCAGTGGAGTTAGCAATTATCGAGCAGTGGTGACTTGCAGGAAGAAGGACATACACCCGCAGTTCTACGAGGATGCAAAGGTGTACTGCAATGGGGAGCTGGTGATGACCACGGGTGGGACCCAGAAGGAGTACACGGTGGACGTGTGGTCCGGCAACCACCCTTTCTACCTCGGAAACCGGTCGGCTCTGCTCGTCGACGCCGACCAGGTTGAGAAGTTCCGCAAGAAGTTCGGCGAGCTGTCTGAGATTATGGAGATTCCAGTTCTCAAGGGGGAGATTGTTCTCCCATCCAAGCGCAAGTCTGCTGGCAAAGGAGGCAAGAAAAAGTAG
- the LOC107403685 gene encoding uncharacterized protein LOC107403685, producing the protein MDSHEFDHVKAEKAIAMRRYRLRRKLKWLFEACAALFFLTCSTTWLPIATEFCAGFSRQLIAVFKSHLFVFVLFNLIIFLIYALSAQVPTEKHLSGSGSGPDLYDEFVSNSMSSRRISTGSESPAPAPAPEVVFEDKQIICSENVASPPSQNNRDVAKPKGSASQVRTKSAVCTDTGKALVVKCYRRTKSENFNLEKVEKPQRREFQRSDTEIEPGRRSSSVDDQMSNDEFNHAIETFIATVKSIQRKEYKEEQKTQGGDLPLTLSVSNSV; encoded by the coding sequence atggattcaCACGAATTCGATCATGTCAAAGCTGAAAAAGCCATTGCTATGAGAAGGTACCGACTCCGAAGAAAATTGAAGTGGCTTTTCGAGGCTTGCGCTGCACTCTTCTTCCTCACTTGCTCCACCACATGGCTTCCGATTGCCACGGAATTCTGTGCCGGTTTTTCCCGCCAGTTGATCGCCGTCTTCAAGAGCCACCTTTTCGTCTTTGTGCTCTTCAACTTGATCATCTTCCTCATCTACGCTCTGTCCGCCCAAGTCCCCACCGAAAAACACCTCTCCGGATCCGGATCCGGACCCGATTTGTACGACGAGTTCGTCAGCAACAGCATGTCCAGCCGTAGGATTTCCACTGGCAGCGAATCTCCGGCCCCGGCTCCGGCACCCGAAGTTGTCTTCGAAGACAAACAAATCATTTGCTCCGAGAATGTGGCTTCCCCACCATCTCAAAACAACCGAGACGTCGCGAAACCAAAAGGCTCGGCTTCTCAAGTTCGAACGAAAAGTGCTGTTTGTACGGACACAGGGAAGGCTTTGGTGGTGAAGTGTTACCGGAGGACTAAATCGGAGAATTTCAACCTAGAGAAGGTCGAGAAGCCGCAGCGGCGAGAGTTCCAGCGATCGGATACGGAGATAGAGCCCGGGAGGAGATCGAGCTCCGTGGACGACCAAATGAGCAATGACGAGTTTAACCACGCTATTGAGACTTTCATTGCTACTGTAAAGTCGATTCAGAGGAAAGAAtacaaagaagaacaaaaaacacaagGAGGAGACCTGCCTCTCACTCTCTCTGTCAGTAACTCcgtctga
- the LOC107420246 gene encoding abscisic acid 8'-hydroxylase 2 gives MATLWSYAHFCFCSLAVLVLGIILLFLMYQLVRTLQSLNQESTADIPPGSRGLPLIGETLQFMAAIKSGKGFYEFVRIRRLWYGRCFRTYIFGETHVFVSGTESAKTILNNDLGKFTKRYIQSIAQLVGYQSLLCADYQHHKLIRGRLSNLFTTSSMSLFIKQFDQLIRENLTTWEHKSTVIVLDEALQITCNAMCKMLMSLEGGNELEMLQKEVAHVCEAMLAFPLRIPGSRFHKGLQARKRIMSLIEKEISERRRGIGAFQEDFLQRLLTEDDKACNDATTTRLTDSEIKDNILTMIIAGQDTTASAITWMVKFLDENQDVLQILRNEQLQLASKSTAESFIRLEDLNEMPYASKVVKESLRMASVVPWFPRLALQDCEIDGFSIKRGWNVNIDARSVHLDPTVYNEPNKFNPSRFDDESKPYSFLAFGMGGRTCLGMNMAKAMMMVFLHRLITTYRWKVMDPDPSIEKWALFSRLKSGCPVIVTRILKDTDGFY, from the exons atggccaCCCTTTGGTCCTATGCACATTTTTGCTTTTGTTCTCTTGCAGTGCTTGTTTTGGGTATAATCTTGTTATTTTTGATGTATCAGCTTGTAAGGACACTACAGAGCCTTAATCAAGAATCGACGGCTGATATTCCTCCCGGCAGTCGAGGACTACCGTTGATAGGAGAAACGCTACAGTTTATGGCTGCTATCAAAAGTGGCAAGGGGTTTTATGAATTTGTTCGCATTCGTCGCCTCTG GTATGGAAGGTGCTTCAGGACCTACATATTTGGAGAGACACACGTGTTTGTATCGGGAACAGAGTCAGCAAAAACAATCTTAAACAATGACTTGGGGAAGTTCACAAAGCGATACATACAGTCCATTGCCCAATTGGTCGGATACCAAAGCCTTCTATGCGCTGATTACCAACACCACAAGCTGATCCGAGGCCGTCTCAGCAATTTGTTCACCACCAGTTCTATGTCTTTGTTTATCAAACAGTTTGATCAACTTATACGTGAAAATCTTACAACCTGGGAACACAAATCCACTGTAATTGTTCTCGATGAAGCGCTTCAG ATAACTTGTAATGCCATGTGCAAAATGTTAATGAGCCTAGAAGGTGGAAATGAATTAGAGATGTTGCAGAAGGAAGTGGCTCATGTTTGCGAAGCAATGCTTGCATTCCCTTTGAGAATACCGGGGAGTAGGTTTCATAAAGGCCTTCAg GCCAGAAAAAGAATCATGAGCCTAATCGAGAAGGAAATTAGTGAAAGAAGAAGAGGCATAGGAGCTTTCCAAGAAGATTTTCTACAACGTTTGTTGACCGAGGATGACAAAGCATGTAACGATGCTACCACTACTAGGCTAACAGATTCAGAGATCAAAGATAATATCCTTACCATGATCATCGCAG GACAAGATACGACAGCAAGTGCAATAACATGGatggtgaaattcttggatgaAAACCAAGATGTCCTTCAGATACTAAGG AATGAACAACTTCAGCTAGCAAGTAAATCAACAGCAGAGTCATTTATCCGCTTGGAGGATCTAAATGAAATGCCATATGCTTCCAAG GTGGTAAAAGAATCCTTGAGAATGGCATCTGTAGTACCATGGTTCCCAAGACTAGCACTCCAGGATTGTGAGATAGACG GATTTAGTATCAAAAGGGGGTGGAATGTTAATATTGATGCCAGATCAGTACACCTTGATCCAACGGTGTACAATGAACCAAACAAGTTTAATCCTTCAAGGTTTGAT GATGAATCAAAACCTTACAGCTTCTTAGCTTTCGGAATGGGAGGGAGGACATGCCTCGGAATGAACATGGCTAAAGCCATGATGATGGTCTTTCTCCACCGTCTGATTACCACCTACAG GTGGAAGGTGATGGACCCAGACCCCAGCATTGAGAAGTGGGCTCTGTTTTCCAGATTGAAAAGCGGCTGTCCTGTGATTGTGACACGTATCTTGAAGGACACGGATGGGTTTTACTGA